The Lutibacter profundi genome includes a region encoding these proteins:
- a CDS encoding IMPACT family protein, whose translation MTEKKDTYKTIEIAHGDVQFKDKGSKFIGYVFPISNENEVKTYIEGLKKKHHAARHWCYAWQLGIEEVRYRVNDDGEPNNTAGQPIYGQIIANDITNVLIVVVRYFGGTKLGVGGLINAYKTTAKLLLVESKIVEKTIDVFFQVIFEYKDMNKVMRIIKENNVKILEQKMELNCDFLIAVRKNNAPNVEKQYLELRCLEIKRILP comes from the coding sequence ATGACTGAAAAAAAAGATACATATAAAACAATTGAAATAGCTCACGGAGATGTGCAGTTTAAAGATAAAGGAAGTAAATTTATAGGTTATGTTTTTCCAATTTCTAATGAAAATGAAGTTAAAACTTATATTGAAGGTTTAAAAAAGAAGCATCATGCTGCGAGGCACTGGTGTTATGCCTGGCAATTAGGAATTGAAGAAGTTAGATATAGAGTTAATGATGATGGAGAGCCTAATAATACTGCTGGTCAGCCTATTTACGGGCAAATTATAGCTAATGATATTACCAATGTATTAATTGTTGTTGTTCGTTATTTTGGAGGAACAAAATTAGGTGTTGGCGGACTAATAAATGCGTATAAAACTACAGCTAAATTACTGTTAGTAGAATCTAAAATAGTAGAAAAAACTATAGATGTTTTTTTTCAGGTAATTTTCGAATATAAAGACATGAATAAGGTAATGAGAATTATTAAAGAAAATAATGTGAAAATTTTGGAACAAAAAATGGAGTTAAATTGTGATTTTTTAATAGCTGTACGTAAAAATAATGCTCCTAACGTTGAAAAGCAGTACTTAGAGTTACGTTGTTTGGAAATTAAAAGAATTCTGCCTTAA
- a CDS encoding acyl-CoA thioesterase — protein MISNIIQFRVRYGETDQMSYAYHGNYAQYFEMGRIEWLRKLGISYKKMEETGIMLPVISLNTNYIKPAKYDDLLTLKTTLVNKPLVKIKFEFEIYNENNELLTKANATLAFINSQTKKPTRAPEYLMKKLNEVKAEFF, from the coding sequence AATATAATTCAATTTAGGGTACGATATGGAGAAACTGATCAAATGAGCTATGCATATCATGGTAATTATGCTCAATATTTTGAAATGGGACGTATTGAATGGCTTCGCAAGTTAGGTATTTCATACAAAAAAATGGAAGAAACAGGTATTATGCTACCTGTAATTAGCCTAAATACAAACTACATAAAGCCGGCTAAATACGATGATTTACTTACCCTTAAAACAACATTAGTAAATAAACCTTTGGTTAAAATAAAATTTGAATTTGAGATTTACAATGAAAATAATGAGCTTTTAACAAAAGCAAATGCCACATTGGCCTTTATAAATTCACAAACAAAAAAACCTACTAGGGCTCCTGAGTATCTCATGAAAAAATTAAATGAAGTTAAGGCAGAATTCTTTTAA